In Phyllopteryx taeniolatus isolate TA_2022b chromosome 1, UOR_Ptae_1.2, whole genome shotgun sequence, the following proteins share a genomic window:
- the csrp1a gene encoding cysteine and glycine-rich protein 1a — MNLGGGNQCGRCEKTVYFAEEVLCDSRRFHKSCFACLVCGKGLDSTTVAVHLEELYCKACYNKKYGPKGYGYGVGAGTLTMDKGEGQGITHQEPAPHRPTTNPNSSKLAQKFGGSDKCPRCGKAVYAAEKVIGAGSSWHKTGCFRCATCGKGLESTTLADKEGEIYCKGCYAKNFGPKGYGYGGGAGALPLTQ, encoded by the exons ATGAATTTAGGAGGAGGAAACCAGTGCGGGCGGTGTGAGAAGACCGTTTACTTTGCAGAGGAGGTACTCTGCGACAGTCGGCGCTTCCACAAGTCCTGCTTTGCGTGCT TGGTGTGTGGGAAGGGCTTGGACAGTACAACTGTTGCCGTACATCTGGAGGAACTCTACTGCAAGGCATGTTACAACAAGAAGTACGGGCCGAAGGGTTACGGTTATGGTGTCGGAGCAGGCACCCTTACCATGGACAAGGGAGAGGGTCAGGGTATCACCCACCAAGA ACCCGCACCTCATCGCCCGACCACCAACCCGAACTCATCCAAGTTGGCTCAGAAATTCGGAGGGTCTGATAAGTGCCCTCGTTGCGGCAAGGCCGTCTACGCTGCGGAGAAAGTGATCGGAGCTGGCAGT TCATGGCACAAGACTGGCTGTTTCCGCTGCGCCACGTGCGGTAAGGGCCTTGAGTCAACCACACTTGCCGACAAGGAGGGAGAAATCTACTGCAAAG GGTGTTATGCGAAAAACTTTGGTCCAAAGGGGTACGGATACGGTGGTGGGGCCGGAGCTCTGCCACTCACTCAATAG
- the phlda3 gene encoding pleckstrin homology-like domain family A member 3 translates to MSLPARVRRDGLLEKRSGGLLQLWKKKRCVLTDEGLRLRGCEGPAAARAKSPCAAWSCSASRAKELPFERMLTVDCVEYKRGLVYFTVVMAGGREIDFRCPQDGTAWNAEIALALVRYKNLQAVRTGRKRRLSGAHLHDDDEP, encoded by the coding sequence ATGTCTCTCCCGGCCCGAGTGAGGCGAGACGGGCTGCTGGAGAAGCGCAGCGGCGGTCTGCTGCAGCTGTGGAAGAAGAAGCGCTGCGTGCTGACCGACGAGGGGCTCCGGCTGCGCGGCTGCGAGGGTCCCGCCGCAGCCCGCGCCAAGTCGCCCTGCGCCGCCTGGAGCTGCTCCGCGTCCCGCGCCAAGGAGCTGCCCTTCGAACGCATGCTGACGGTGGACTGCGTGGAGTACAAGCGGGGCCTGGTCTACTTCACCGTGGTCATGGCCGGCGGCCGCGAGATCGACTTCCGCTGCCCGCAGGACGGCACGGCGTGGAACGCGGAGATCGCGCTGGCCCTGGTCCGGTACAAGAACCTCCAAGCCGTGCGCACGGGGAGGAAGAGGCGCCTTTCGGGCGCGCACCTGCACGACGACGACGAGCCGTGA